In Deinococcus psychrotolerans, a genomic segment contains:
- a CDS encoding DUF4397 domain-containing protein: MTKSKMTAMIAAALTLSVSASAQNMGMKDAYVRVVHAVSDAPAVDVYVDGTRTVSNAPFKAVTAYGEVPAGMHKVMITAAGNMKAVVFSGSVNLKAGVYYTVAASGYLKKVTPIIFYTSGLNKNKGKAEITVYHLAPDAPAVQAIAVDMNKAGLFKTPLKYGYDRTLLVNPMGVNLDIVPFGKMSPVVKNISGISVAGGKTYSLFAVGTLKNKNFDVIVAEDKLEMGSMGKK; the protein is encoded by the coding sequence ATGACGAAATCCAAAATGACCGCCATGATCGCCGCCGCACTGACCCTCAGCGTTTCCGCCTCCGCCCAAAACATGGGCATGAAAGACGCTTACGTGCGCGTCGTTCACGCCGTCTCGGACGCGCCCGCCGTGGACGTCTACGTGGACGGCACCCGCACCGTTTCCAACGCGCCTTTCAAAGCTGTGACCGCCTACGGCGAAGTCCCCGCCGGAATGCACAAAGTCATGATCACGGCAGCAGGCAACATGAAAGCGGTGGTCTTCAGCGGCAGCGTCAACCTCAAGGCGGGCGTCTACTACACCGTCGCGGCGTCGGGCTACCTCAAGAAAGTCACGCCAATTATTTTCTACACCAGCGGCCTGAATAAGAACAAAGGCAAAGCCGAAATCACCGTCTACCACCTTGCTCCCGACGCTCCTGCAGTGCAGGCCATCGCGGTGGACATGAACAAAGCTGGCCTATTCAAGACCCCCCTCAAGTACGGCTATGACCGCACCCTGCTGGTCAACCCGATGGGCGTCAACCTCGACATCGTGCCGTTCGGCAAAATGTCACCCGTGGTCAAGAATATCTCGGGCATCAGCGTAGCGGGCGGCAAAACCTACAGCTTGTTCGCGGTGGGCACCCTCAAGAACAAGAACTTTGACGTGATCGTCGCCGAAGACAAGCTGGAAATGGGCAGCATGGGCAAGAAGTAA
- a CDS encoding molybdopterin-dependent oxidoreductase encodes MSNPESNLQNGKQNKNAPAQHFWWRLLRAWIAAVLLSVIGYAALVWAGLAYPPIALFGVLTQALGVPAVFQFLHKLLGLGQDAKLLAFSGVAVLWLGGLSLLGAVSVPWAAAGMLALLCIVGLGSLGWWLPLLYGLVFWALLEGVNRLLTFGPGGERLQGVTTPTDTARRLTTLGLAAGGAVVAGGGLSALLKQGSADTTAAAPVPGQPLPFGVTPVEQFYYVSKNLEAFDPRLSAEKWSLTVSGLVQTPKTYRLADLKQFAPVTSERTLSCISNPVGGPLISNGIWGGFRLTDLLRDVGIQKEARFVLWKAADGYTESLPLGEALDPENLLITQLNGEALNAKHGFPLRVLIPGRYGMKQPRWITNITLSAEDQPGYWVKRDWSKAARVELMSRIDQPPEIDPVVKAGRQTFIRGVAFFSQPITKVEVSTDGEKTWREAELVRPRSIYAWTPWQLAWTPEAGQYTLAVRAYSGDTVQKKADKDALPEGATGYHRFEVKVS; translated from the coding sequence ATGTCAAACCCTGAGTCCAATCTTCAAAATGGAAAACAAAATAAGAATGCCCCGGCGCAACATTTTTGGTGGCGACTTTTGAGAGCGTGGATCGCCGCCGTGCTGCTGAGCGTGATCGGCTACGCGGCCCTGGTCTGGGCAGGTCTGGCCTATCCGCCGATTGCCTTATTCGGCGTGCTGACGCAGGCGCTGGGCGTGCCCGCCGTGTTTCAGTTTCTGCACAAGCTGTTGGGCCTCGGCCAAGACGCCAAGTTGCTGGCCTTCAGCGGGGTGGCGGTGCTGTGGCTGGGCGGTTTGAGCTTACTGGGCGCAGTGAGTGTGCCGTGGGCCGCCGCCGGAATGCTGGCGCTGCTGTGCATCGTGGGGCTGGGTTCACTGGGCTGGTGGCTGCCGCTGCTCTACGGCCTGGTGTTCTGGGCGCTGCTGGAAGGCGTGAACCGGCTGCTAACATTTGGGCCGGGCGGGGAGAGGCTGCAAGGCGTGACCACTCCTACCGATACGGCCCGCCGCTTGACGACACTGGGCCTCGCGGCTGGAGGAGCGGTGGTGGCGGGCGGGGGCCTCAGCGCTCTGCTCAAGCAAGGCAGCGCAGACACCACCGCTGCCGCTCCCGTGCCGGGTCAGCCGCTGCCGTTTGGCGTGACGCCGGTGGAGCAGTTTTACTACGTCTCCAAAAACCTAGAAGCCTTCGATCCTCGCCTGAGCGCCGAAAAGTGGAGCCTGACGGTGAGCGGATTGGTGCAGACGCCCAAGACTTACCGTTTGGCTGACCTCAAGCAGTTCGCCCCCGTGACCAGCGAGCGCACCCTGTCGTGCATCTCCAACCCCGTCGGCGGGCCGCTGATCTCCAACGGAATCTGGGGCGGCTTCCGGCTCACCGACTTGCTGCGCGACGTGGGTATCCAGAAAGAAGCCCGCTTCGTGCTGTGGAAGGCCGCCGACGGCTACACCGAGTCGTTGCCGCTGGGCGAAGCGCTCGACCCGGAAAACCTGCTCATCACACAGCTCAACGGCGAAGCGCTCAACGCCAAGCACGGCTTCCCGCTGCGGGTGCTGATTCCCGGCCGGTACGGCATGAAGCAGCCGAGGTGGATCACCAACATTACGCTGAGCGCCGAAGATCAGCCGGGATACTGGGTCAAGCGCGATTGGTCGAAAGCGGCGCGGGTGGAACTGATGAGCCGCATCGACCAGCCGCCAGAAATTGACCCAGTCGTCAAAGCAGGTCGGCAGACTTTTATTCGGGGCGTGGCCTTTTTTAGCCAGCCGATCACCAAGGTAGAAGTCAGCACCGACGGCGAAAAGACCTGGCGCGAAGCTGAACTCGTCAGGCCGCGCAGCATTTATGCCTGGACACCCTGGCAACTGGCCTGGACGCCGGAAGCGGGCCAATACACTCTGGCAGTGCGGGCTTATTCAGGCGACACCGTTCAGAAAAAAGCAGACAAAGACGCCCTGCCCGAAGGTGCGACCGGCTACCACCGCTTTGAAGTGAAGGTAAGTTGA